The following coding sequences lie in one Aspergillus puulaauensis MK2 DNA, chromosome 3, nearly complete sequence genomic window:
- a CDS encoding WD40 repeat domain-containing protein (COG:S;~EggNog:ENOG410PI21;~InterPro:IPR036322,IPR015943,IPR001680,IPR019775, IPR020472,IPR017986;~PFAM:PF00400;~go_function: GO:0005515 - protein binding [Evidence IEA]): MSSPPAPNAGSNRRDGSRQTGQEDTWHPARAWLEEDEEEDEEDEEEYATEDPDEEDYFMREIRETEDRADNYQPIDEHDSNRGPGLNLGGIQIEFAMDGDNHAGGGHPAGRQAQVSTTQLLDLLASGGLGHIFGHHGFPRGPGPGDDIVDDDYDDYEEYGILGLGRRVPRRRGPPQYPKVPSDEGLKLMRSGIFGADPNYIDERAGRKKTLVEKIMWRELGVDGQSLQRSKTPSIAQGLIPGTTADKIIHYDARCYSGQFSDDGNFFFSCAQDFKVRMYDTSNPYEWRYYKTVDYPFGSWTITDATLSPDNKFLAYSSLRHLVCLAPTDPDDSSDPTVLDLASSPGGRVGRDIFGRDGFAVWSVRFSGDGREIVAGTGDYSVIVYDLETRQTVLRIRNHQDDVNAVCFGDKSSPHILYSGSDDSTIRIWDRRSMGDRREAGVFIGHTEGLTYVDSKGDGRYVLSNSKDQTMKLWDLRKMTSTAKFDSLQSTSYGTGFDYRVDRFPSDFYYPHPDDCSVVTFRGHSVLKTLIRCHFSPPGSSDSRYVYSGSQDGKVYVWNLDATLAGTMDVEKATDFSRPRPRRFQGHMGGSNGRKWQTCVRDASWHPNAPVLAATSWNGWGSATGTCTIHSWNDGARRDECGPELTHGDSYDAELNHTDAAEKALNEHAWQDEQAWDAWEAEL, from the exons ATGAGCTCTCCTCCTGCCCCTAACGCCGGTAGTAACCGACGAGACGGTTCCCGGCAAACAGGCCAGGAGGATACATGGCACCCTGCGAGAGCATggctcgaggaagacgaagaggaagatgaagaagatgaagaggaataTGCAACAGAAGAccctgatgaggaggacTACTTTATGCGCGAGATTCGGGAGACGGAAGATAGAGCTGACAACTATCAGCCCATTGACGAACATGACT CAAACAGAGGTCCTGGATTAAATTTAGGCGGCATACAAATCGAGTTCGCGATGGATGGAGATAACCACGCTGGCGGAGGTCATCCAGCGGGGCGACAGGCTCAAG TTTCTACTACACAGTTACTCGATTTACTGGCTTCCGGTGGCCTCGGGCATATATTTGGTCATCATGGTTTCCCCCGCGGTCCTGGGCCGGGTGATGacattgttgatgatgactATGATGATTACGAAGAATATGGGAttttggggttggggaggCGAGTTCCAAGAAGGAGGGGACctcctcaatatcccaaGGTGCCGAGCGACGAAGGTTTGAAACTGATGAGGTCAGGAATATTTGGGGCAGATCCCAACTACATTGATGAGCGTGCGGGACGCAAGAAGACACTCGTGGAGAAGATAATGTGGCGGGAATTGGGGGTTGACGGGCAAAGTTTGCAAAGGAGCAAAACTCCGTCAATAGCGCAA ggcCTTATCCCCGGCACAACCGCAGACAAGATTATTCATTACGACGCAAGGTGTTACTCGGGTCAGTTTTCTGATGATGGGaacttctttttctcttgcGCCCAAGACTTCAAAGTCAGAATGTATGACACTTCCAACCCCTATGAGTGGAGATACTACAAGACGGTGGACTACCCTTTTGGCTCATGGACAATCACCGATGCTACGTTGAGTCCAGACAACAAATTCTTAGCGTATAGTTCACTTCGCCATCTCGTTTGTCTTGCACCGACAGACCCGGATGATTCTTCAGATCCAACTGTTTTGGACCTTGCCTCATcgcctggaggaagagtCGGGCGGGACATATTTGGGAGAGATGGGTTTGCC GTCTGGTCCGTCCGATTTTCGGGAGATGGCCGTGAGATTGTTGCTGGCACTGGGGACTATTCCGTGATTGTGTATGACCTTGAAACGAGGCAAACCGTCCTTCGCATACGAAATCACCAAGACGATGTGAATGCAGTTTGCTTTGGAGACAAGTCCTCGCCTCACATCCTCTATTCTGGGTCAGATGACAGTACTATTCGCATCTGGGATAGGAGATCTATGGGTGACAGACGAGAAGCTGGGGTGTTTATAGGACACACCGAAGGTTTGACGTACGTTGATAGCAAGGGTGATGGCCGATATGTTTTATCCAACAGCAAGGATCAGACCATGAAACTGTGGGACTTGCGCAAAATGACGTCTACAGCCAAATTCGACTCTCTTCAATCCACGAGTTATGGAACTGGGTTCGATTATAGGGTTGACCGTTTCCCATCAGACTTCTATTACCCGCACCCGGATGACTGCTCTGTTGTTACGTTCCGAGGCCACAGTGTTCTTAAAACTCTAATCCGATGTCATTTCTCTCCGCCCGGAAGCTCGGACTCTCGGTATGTGTATAGTGGTAGTCAAGATGGAAAGGTCTACGTGTGGAATCTTGACGCAACATTGGCTGGAACGATGGATGTTGAAAAAGCGACTGACTTTTcccgtcctcgccctcgtcgatTCCAAGGTCATATGGGTGGAAGCAACGGCAGGAAATGGCAAACCTGTGTGCGTGATGCCAGTTGGCATCCAAACGCCCCCGTTTTGGCAG CAACGTCTTGGAATGGCTGGGGCTCTGCAACAGGCACTTGTACGATACACTCTTGGAATGATGGGGCTCGTCGGGACGAGTGTGGACCGGAACTTACACATGGGGATAGCTATGATGCTGAACTGAACCATACTGATGCAGCTGAAAAGGCATTGAATGAACACGCCTGGCAGGATGAACAAGCGTGGGATGCATGGGAGGCAGAGCTATGA
- a CDS encoding putative C2H2 zinc finger domain protein (COG:S;~EggNog:ENOG410QE28;~InterPro:IPR013087;~TransMembrane:1 (o736-752i)) yields MAGNGQHNPPFNWYDDEYLRSLFLDVAFPPIMGGGGSQTYEPGSTQVQHDPNSIQDIQPDHPQYPGGPLAQGFPAGNTLGYPNAQTSLGVPAASPLPHGNPQLNPAFQNGAYPGHSMYTRPNQTTVGPVPMHEGPLLDQGFQDETTTHRQPNIHPGPNYPTGTLNSPQAQYPGVPPQFTTYQPIGDSPGPNNFRASIPFEAQSNDQGGSDNRPYREQFTKIYKMLGDLLHSNGPSFDRSPWNQLSIELQTALLMVNEVIDNSLGSDQSANVVDGRFQCLLCRPNERRAFKNKGTFRRHVRDQHHPDCLYHCGICYPSDKAKFRRKDKHHEHMRNTHFGQKLTREQLAALTEHLNPPLVCALCPRGVGTWDEFFECLCRHCSISKGNRSQGDSPDNDDSDGDDDDEGHRRHGGARNGHGNGQSHFYPNGNGNSGNMGNGGQPHQFDGYPFESSGAGNGAGSFRNRDAANGKIRPSDQANSQKPVFENTATRSNRPGISQPNPILPGTIHQKESKFNDPGLWVDGFTHITRTFNTELALRPNSLSWKGHGDLGKQNGEGQLVSDKQSASSPVNKKIQQEFQRLRFFEGVLYENQKQGTFLSYFHETLVILAPGRPIAWSMQDISYLRAELSSEKPPEIPGDHLFYLARGKDHSTSEANLETARRASKRRAHLKVRIRAIAGVLALRAAVSKTPAATVENSEVGNEIDDAADNEVGHEANDGWELGIPFPPHASQEEEIKIVTWLIQMLVFLLGMQSKPKVSLMLADDSFGVSWLT; encoded by the exons ATGGCGGGAAACGGACAACATAACCCCCCGTTCAACTGGTATGACGATGAGTATTTGAGGAGCCTCTTTTTGGACGTGGCCTTTCCTCCGATCATGGGCGGAGGCGGGTCGCAGACATATGAGCCTGGATCGACTCAAGTACAGCATGACCCTAATTCGATTCAAGACATCCAACCCGATCATCCCCAGTATCCCGGGGGTCCTCTGGCCCAGGGTTTCCCGGCTGGAAATACTCTGGGTTATCCTAATGCTCAGACGTCCCTGGGTGTTCCAGCGGCGTCCCCTTTGCCGCACGGAAACCCTCAGTTGAATCCAGCCTTCCAGAATGGTGCCTATCCGGGGCATTCAATGTATACTCGGCCGAACCAGACCACAGTTGGGCCTGTTCCGATGCACGAAGGCCCTCTCTTGGACCAGGGCTTCCAGGATGAAACTACTACTCATCGACAACCCAATATTCACCCGGGCCCTAACTACCCCACTGGGACGCTTAATTCCCCTCAGGCTCAATAC CCAGGTGTTCCGCCGCAATTTACTACCTACCAGCCGATAGGCGATAGCCCCGGCCCCAACAACTTCAGGGCCTCGATCCCTTTTGAAGCCCAATCGAATGACCAGGGTGGTTCCGATAATAGACCGTATCGAGAGCAGTTCACTAAAATCTATAAGATGCTTGGGGATCTGTTGCACAGCAACGGCCCTTCTTTTGACCGCTCGCCTTGGAACCAACTGAGCATAGAGCTTCAAACAGCGTTGCTCATGGTCAATGAGGTCATCGACAACAGCCTCGGATCTGACCAAAGTGCGAATGTCGTTGACGGGCGATTTCAATGCCTTCTCTGCCGCCCAAACGAGAGAAGAGCTTTCAAGAACAAAGGCACATTCAGAAGACACGTCAGGGATCAACATCACCCAGATTGCCTCTATCATTGTGGCATATGCTACCCTTCGGATAAAGCGAAGTTTAGAAGAAAGGATAAACACCATGAACACATGAGGAACACACACTTTGGGCAAAAATTAACCAGGGAACAGCTGGCGGCTCTCACTGAGCACCTTAATCCACCCCTAGTCTGCGCACTTTGCCCCAGGGGTGTTGGGACGTGGGACGAGTTTTTCGAATGCCTTTGCCGACATTGTTCAATATCCAAGGGGAATAGGAGCCAAGGTGACAGTCCAGATAATGACGACAGCGAcggggatgatgacgacgaaggcCACAGACGCCATGGAGGTGCTCGCAATGGTCACGGTAATGGTCAATCGCACTTTTATCCAAATGGCAACGGGAACTCTGGCAACATGGGAAACGGTGGCCAGCCTCATCAGTTCGACGGATATCCGTTTGAGAGCTCTGGCGCCGGTAACGGCGCTGGCTCTTTTCGAAACCGCGATGCGGCGAACGGAAAGATTAGACCTTCGGACCAGGCTAATTCTCAAAAACCTGTCTTTGAAAACACTGCGACTAGATCAAACAGGCCTGGAATCTCACAGCCAAACCCGATTCTCCCAGGTACAATACACCAGAAAGAATCAAAGTTCAATGACCCCGGACTGTGGGTAGATGGATTCACTCATATTACTCGGACTTTCAACACAGAACTCGCTCTCCGCCCCAATAGCCTCAGTTGGAAAGGCCATGGAGATTTGGGCAAGCAGAACGGGGAGGGGCAGCTTGTTTCTGACAAACAgtcagcatcatcaccagTCAATAAAAAGATTCAGCAAGAGTTTCAACGATTAAGATTCTTCGAGGGCGTGTTGTACGAAAACCAAAAACAGGGGACTTTTCTCTCCTACTTCCACGAAACACTCGTTATCTTAGCCCCTGGTCGGCCTATCGCGTGGTCGATGCAAG ATATATCATACCTGAGGGCTGAATTGAGCTCAGAGAAGCCGCCCGAGATTCCTGGCGATCACTTATTCTACCTAGCGAGAGGGAAAGATCATAGTACCTCTGAAGCGAACCTTGAAACGGCTAGGCGAGCATCAAAAAGGCGAGCACATTTGAAAGTTCGTATTCGGGCAATCGCTGGAGTCCTAGCTCTTCGTGCAGCAGTCTCCAAGACACCCGCCGCCACCGTCGAGAACAGTGAAGTTGGCAACGAAATTGACGACGCAGCTGACAACGAAGTTGGCCATGAAGCCAACGACGGCTGGGAACTCGGGAttccatttcctccacaCGCGtctcaggaagaggaaataaAGATTGTGACTTGGTTAATCCAAATGTTGGTGTTCCTTTTGGGAATGCAGTCGAAACCAAAGGTTTCTTTGATGTTGGCGGACGACTCGTTCGGGGTATCCTGGTTGACTTGA